Proteins encoded together in one Eublepharis macularius isolate TG4126 chromosome 2, MPM_Emac_v1.0, whole genome shotgun sequence window:
- the BTBD18 gene encoding BTB/POZ domain-containing protein 18 encodes MGSPSTNAKILYRNSRLVRMVFLQLHRQQRANLFCDVVLRAEGEAVPAHCCILSACSPFFTERLKREMPPKGGHKVVLELRGLKIGPLRKLVDFLYTSEMEVSREEAQDVLATARRLQVSELESLQLEGGKLVKKALGRRLNRECLQLSSPITIPEASPMQSPPVSGGSSLTSLLLARKQHTAEQLPCTKGIGNGSNKIHKETVQEKPAMLNEDKYQMPEDPAAMTEFLKSKAKKHLASTVTNILGSGESVSLRTEQGRPRDEQGMAGLQESKKIKISRSKLSSLHLPMPCTTEDHDVIVSSKTSKSIKRLWRKKSPPVKDEAKGTEAVSHLHGFLSPPPLPKATKIRKRSSSEPAPSSNHPQEAGQVGRVKLRKVINGSCWEVVQEPSAAQRAADSVWALTKEGSLPQCRHPEQEVTARQQHASSTKLLPAKAKSSRGVVNLVEGDGVGGDSNQMFMLNQMAKSEQCDNLASAGELEHMLDFLPVDDAVSVGESQGTTVPEGKPASGPAPKAKTKSQAQVLLRSPLQHDLECKLPPHLAILEEDEIDVGGIEEFFLNTECVRPDPSPVSENEVDVVNL; translated from the exons ATGGGCTCTCCATCTACAAATGCCAAGATTCTGTATCGGAATTCCCGCCTGGTCCGTATGGTATTCCTGCAGCTCCATCGCCAGCAGAGGGCTAACTTATTCTGTGATGTTGTCCTGCGGGCAGAAG GGGAGGCTGTTCCTGCCCACTGTTGTATCCTGTCAGCCTGCAGCCCCTTCTTCACAGAGCGTTTGAAGCGTGAGATGCCTCCCAAGGGTGGGCATAAGGTTGTGCTTGAGCTCCGGGGGCTGAAGATCGGGCCATTGCGTAAGTTAGTGGATTTCCTTTACACTTCTGAGATGGAAGTGTCTCGAGAAGAAGCCCAGGATGTACTTGCAACTGCCCGGCGGCTTCAAGTGTCAGAACTAGAATCATTAcagctggagggaggaaaactggtaAAAAAAGCACTGGGCCGGCGTTTGAACCGAGAGTGCCTACAGCTCTCCAGTCCAATAACCATTCCAGAGGCAAGTCCGATGCAGTCTCCTCCTGTCTCTGGTGGAAGCTCCCTGACATCCCTCCTGCTTGCAAGAAAGCAGCATACAGCAGAGCAGCTTCCATGTACCAAAGGAATAGGTAATGGTAGCAATAAAATCCACAAAGAGACTGTCCAGGAAAAACCAGCAATGTTGAATGAAGACAAATACCAGATGCCTGAAGACCCAGCAGCTATGACCGAGTTCCTAAAATCAAAAGCTAAAAAACATCTTGCAAGTACAGTTACAAATATACTGGGCAGTGGGGAAAGTGTCAGTCTGCGTACTGAGCAGGGCAGGCCCAGAGACGAGCAAGGAATGGCTGGCTTGCAAGAGTCAAAAAAGATCAAGATCAGCCGTTCAAAACTCTCCTCACTGCATTTGCCCATGCCATGCACCACTGAAGATCATGATGTCATTGTTTCCAGCAAAACCTCAAAGTCCATTAAGCGCCTCTGGCGTAAGAAAAGTCCTCCTGTGAAGGATGAAGCCAAAGGAACAGAAGCAGTTAGCCATTTGCATGGCTTCTTGAGTCCCCCACCACTTCCAAAGGCTACTAAGATTAGAAAACGCAGCTCCAGTGAGCcagctcccagctcaaatcaTCCCCAAGAGGCTGGGCAGGTTGGCCGAGTGAAGCTGAGGAAGGTTATCAATGGCAGCTGCTGGGAGGTAGTGCAGGAGCCATCTGCTGCACAGAGAGCAGCAGATAGTGTGTGGGCTTTGACAAAGGAGGGCTCCCTGCCTCAATGTAGGCATCCTGAGCAAGAGGTAACAGCCAGACAACAGCATGCTAGCTCTACTAAACTTCTGCCTGCAAAAGCAAAGAGTTCTAGGGGTGTTGTGAACTTGGTTGAAGGAGATGGTGTTGGTGGGGACTCAAACCAGATGTTTATGCTAAACCaaatggctaagagtgaacaGTGTGACAACCTGGCTTCTGCTGGGGAGCTGGAACACATGCTGGATTTTCTCCCGGTAGATGATGCTGTTTCTGTTGGGGAGTCACAAGGCACCACTGTTCCAGAGGGCAAGCCTGCCTCAGGCCCTGCACCAAAAGCAA AAACAAAGTCCCAAGCTCAAGTGTTGCTAAGGAGCCCGCTGCAGCATGACTTGGAGTGTAAGCTACCTCCTCACTTAGCCATCTTAGAAGAGGATGAGATAGATGTTGGTGGGATAGAGGAGTTCTTCCTTAATACTGAGTGTGTTCGGCCAGATCCCTCTCCAGTGTCTGAAAATGAGGTGGATGTTGTAAACTTGTGA
- the SELENOH gene encoding selenoprotein H isoform X3 → MPRKGRKRKAAAPAVKAAKSNGADQSPKKLKKSEGYGPHVVIEHCKSURVYGRHADAVGQALHQAFPDLTMEINPKKPRRNSFEVVLLKGDGTKVELWSGLNKGPPRKLKFPEPNKVVESLKGSFE, encoded by the exons ATGCCTCGTAAAGGACGGAAAAGGAAGGCAGCTGCCCCTGCAGTAAAAGCTGCAAAGTCCAATGGGGCTGACCAGTCTCCCAAGAAACTGAAGAAGAGTGAGGGATATGGCCCTCATGTGGTGATTGAACACTG TAAAAGCTGACGCGTTTATGGGCGCCATGCTGATGCTGTTGGCCAAGCCTTGCACCAGGCATTTCCTGACCTCACCATGGAGATCAACCCCAAGAAGCCACGCAGAAATAGCTTTGAGGTGGTTCTACTGAAAGGGGATGGCACAA AGGTGGAGTTATGGAGCGGCCTTAACAAGGGGCCACCACGCAAGCTAAAGTTTCCAGAACCAAACAAGGTGGTTGAAAGTCTGAAGGGCAGCTTTGAATAA
- the SELENOH gene encoding selenoprotein H isoform X2, giving the protein MFPTTPCRMPRKGRKRKAAAPAVKAAKSNGADQSPKKLKKSEGYGPHVVIEHCKSURVYGRHADAVGQALHQAFPDLTMEINPKKPRRNSFEVVLLKGDGTKVELWSGLNKGPPRKLKFPEPNKVVESLKGSFE; this is encoded by the exons ATGTTTCCAACAACGCCGTGTCG AATGCCTCGTAAAGGACGGAAAAGGAAGGCAGCTGCCCCTGCAGTAAAAGCTGCAAAGTCCAATGGGGCTGACCAGTCTCCCAAGAAACTGAAGAAGAGTGAGGGATATGGCCCTCATGTGGTGATTGAACACTG TAAAAGCTGACGCGTTTATGGGCGCCATGCTGATGCTGTTGGCCAAGCCTTGCACCAGGCATTTCCTGACCTCACCATGGAGATCAACCCCAAGAAGCCACGCAGAAATAGCTTTGAGGTGGTTCTACTGAAAGGGGATGGCACAA AGGTGGAGTTATGGAGCGGCCTTAACAAGGGGCCACCACGCAAGCTAAAGTTTCCAGAACCAAACAAGGTGGTTGAAAGTCTGAAGGGCAGCTTTGAATAA
- the SELENOH gene encoding selenoprotein H isoform X1: MFPTTPCRRMPRKGRKRKAAAPAVKAAKSNGADQSPKKLKKSEGYGPHVVIEHCKSURVYGRHADAVGQALHQAFPDLTMEINPKKPRRNSFEVVLLKGDGTKVELWSGLNKGPPRKLKFPEPNKVVESLKGSFE; the protein is encoded by the exons ATGTTTCCAACAACGCCGTGTCG TAGAATGCCTCGTAAAGGACGGAAAAGGAAGGCAGCTGCCCCTGCAGTAAAAGCTGCAAAGTCCAATGGGGCTGACCAGTCTCCCAAGAAACTGAAGAAGAGTGAGGGATATGGCCCTCATGTGGTGATTGAACACTG TAAAAGCTGACGCGTTTATGGGCGCCATGCTGATGCTGTTGGCCAAGCCTTGCACCAGGCATTTCCTGACCTCACCATGGAGATCAACCCCAAGAAGCCACGCAGAAATAGCTTTGAGGTGGTTCTACTGAAAGGGGATGGCACAA AGGTGGAGTTATGGAGCGGCCTTAACAAGGGGCCACCACGCAAGCTAAAGTTTCCAGAACCAAACAAGGTGGTTGAAAGTCTGAAGGGCAGCTTTGAATAA
- the TMX2 gene encoding thioredoxin-related transmembrane protein 2, with protein sequence MAVLAPLLALIYSVPGICRWLAQPYYPLSVLLSVAFLLVRKVPPLCQGLPSQREDGNPCDFDWREVEILMFLSAIVMMKNRRSITVDQHVGNIFMFSKVANVILFFRLDIRMGLLYLTLCIVFLMTCKPPLYLGPEYIKYFSDKTIDEELARDKRVTWIVEFFANWSNECQSFAPIYADLSLKYNCTGLSFGKVDVGRYPDVATRYKVSTSPLTKQLPTLILFQGGKEVMRRPQIDKKGRAVSWNFSEENVIREFNLNELYQRAKKTSKQSEEISEEQPVATELLNGETKKDK encoded by the exons ATGGCGGTACTGGCCCCGCTGCTCGCTCTGATTTACTCGGTGCCTGGAATCTGCCGTTGGTTAGCCCAGCCCTATTACCCGCTCTCAGTTCTTTTGTCAGTCGCCTTCCTCCTGGTGCGTAAGGTCCCACCGTTATGCCAAGGACTGCCCAGCCAGCGCGAAGACGGGAACCCTTGTGACTTCGACTGG cGAGAAGTGGAGATCCTTATGTTCCTCAGTGCCATTGTTATGATGAAGAACCGCAGATCCA ttaCTGTGGACCAACATGTGGGAAATATCTTCATGTTCAGTAAAGTAGCAAATGTCATCCTTTTCTTCCGTCTTGACATCCGGATGGGATTGCTCTACCTCACTCTGTGCATAG TGTTCCTGATGACCTGTAAGCCACCTCTATACCTGGGACCTGAATACATCAAATATTTCAGCGATAAAACCATAGAT GAAGAACTAGCACGGGATAAACGGGTAACCTGGATTGTTGAATTCTTTGCTAACTGGTCCAATGAGTGTCAGTCATTTGCTCCCATCTATGCTGACTTGTCTCTCAA GTATAACTGCACTGGACTGAGTTTTGGAAAGGTGGATGTGGGCCGCTACCCTGATGTTGCCACCAG GTACAAAGTCAGCACCTCTCCTCTTACCAAGCAATTGCCCACCCTAATCCTTTTCCAGGGAGGGAAAGAAGTGATGCGCCGGCCACAAATTGATAAAAAGGGACGAGCGGTCTCATGGAATTTCTCTGAG GAGAATGTGATTCGGGAGTTCAACCTGAATGAGCTGTATCAGAGAGCCAAGAAAACATCCAAGCAGAGCGAAGAGATCTCTGAGGAGCAACCTGTTGCTACTGAGCTCCTCAATGGAGAGACCAAAAAGGATAAATAG
- the MED19 gene encoding mediator of RNA polymerase II transcription subunit 19: MGGECAGHAGIMENFSALFGGAEPPPSATAASLGFGPGKPGGPGSGPPPVPAVTPVGEEVARKASAASGPFYLMRELPGTTELTGSTNLITHYNLEHAYNKFCGKKVKEKLSNFLPDLPGMIDLPGSHDNSSLRSLIEKPPICGSSFNPITGTMLTGFRLHAGPLPEQCRLMHIQPPKKKNKHKHKQSRTQDPVPPETPSDSDHKKKKKKKEDDPERKRKKKEKKKKKNRHSPEHPGVGSSQASSSSSLR, translated from the exons ATGGGAGGAGAATGCGCGGGGCACGCTGGGATAATGGAGAATTTTTCTGCTCTCTTCGGGGGAGCAGAGCCGCCTCCGTCTGCTACCGCTGCCTCGCTCGGCTTTGGTCCTGGAAAACCGGGAGGTCCGGGGAGCGGGCCACCCCCAGTACCTGCGGTGACTCCCGTTGGAGAGGAGGTGGCCCGTAAGGCGTCGGCTGCCAGCGGTCCTTTTTACCTCATGCGCGAGTTACCAG GCACCACTGAATTAACGGGGAGCACCAACCTCATCACACACTATAACCTCGAGCATGCCTACAACAAATTTTGTGGCAAAAAGGTGAAAGAGAAGCTCAGTAACTTCCTGCCTGACTTGCCAGGAATGATAGATCTGCCAGGCTCTCATGACAATAGCAGTCTGCGTTCTCTCATTGAGAAACCACCCATCTGCGGGAGCTCATTCAACCCCATAACCGGTACCATGCTAACAGGCTTTCGTCTCCATGCAGGCCCG CTGCCAGAGCAGTGTCGCTTAATGCACATCCAGCCAcctaagaaaaaaaacaaacacaaacacaaacagagCCGTACCCAGGATCCTGTCCCTCCAG AAACACCTTCAGATTCTGAccacaagaaaaagaagaagaaaaaagaggatgATCCTGagcgaaaaagaaaaaagaaggagaagaagaaaaagaag AACCGGCATAGCCCTGAGCATCCAGGTGTGGGCAGCTCTCAagccagcagcagtagcagcctcCGCTAA